The following are from one region of the Nicotiana tomentosiformis chromosome 7, ASM39032v3, whole genome shotgun sequence genome:
- the LOC104101609 gene encoding sulfate transporter 1.3-like, producing MSHRVNDYSGEMDTDISRVASSRRHSDNLPYVHKVGVPPKPNLLKEITESVKETFFHDDPLRHFKDQSKTKKLRLGIQAVFPILDWGRSYNLSKFKGDLISGLTIASLCIPQDIGYAKLANLDPQYGLYSSFVPPLVYAFMGSSRDIAIGPVAVVSLLLGSMLQAEFDPVKQKLEYQRLAFTATFFAGITQFILGFFRLGFLIDFLSHAAIVGFMAGAAITISLQQLKGLLGIKKFTKETGIVSVMRSVFAAAHHGWNWQTIVIGVSFLAFLLVAKFIGKKNKKYFWVPAIAPMISIILSTLFVFIFHAEKHGVQIVRHIDRGINPPSLKQIYFSGENLTKGFKIGAISGLIALTEAAAIGRTFAALKDYQLDGNKEMVALGTMNIVGSMTSCYVATGSFSRSAVNYMAGCHTAVSNIIMSCVVLLTLELITPLFKYTPNAILASIIISAVIGLIDIDAMKLLYKIDKFDFVACMGAFLGVIFESVEIGLLIAVAISFAKILLQVTRPRIAVLGKVPRTTVYRNIQQYPEATRVPGILIVRVDSAIYFSNSNYMRDRILRWLTDEDEMLKETNQQKIQYLIVEMSPVTDIDTSGIHSLEDLFKSLQKRDVQLVLANPGPLVNDKLHASGFPDMIGEDKIFLTVADAVMTFAPKMEP from the exons ATGAGTCATCGGGTTAATGACTATTCTGGGGAGATGGATACAGACATAAGTAGAGTGGCTTCCTCAAGGAGACATTCAGACAACTTGCCTTATGTTCACAAAGTTGGAGTTCCTCCTAAACCAAACTTACTCAAGGAAATTACTGAAAGTGTTAAGGAAACATTTTTTCATGATGATCCTTTGCGACATTTTAAGGACCAATCTAAGACTAAGAAATTGCGTCTTGGCATTCAAGCTGTTTTTCCCATTCTTGATTGGGGAAGGTCTTATAATTTATCCAAGTTTAAAGGTGACCTTATTTCTGGCCTTACTATAGCCAGTTTGTGTATCCCTCAG GATATTGGCTATGCAAAACTTGCAAATTTGGATCCTCAATATGGGCTAT ACAGTAGCTTTGTGCCACCCTTGGTTTATGCCTTCATGGGTAGTTCAAGAGATATTGCCATAGGGCCAGTTGCTGTGGTGTCACTCTTGCTTGGAAGCATGCTTCAGGCAGAATTTGATCCTGTTAAACAAAAACTCGAGTATCAGCGCCTTGCTTTCACTGCTACATTTTTTGCAGGGATTACACAGTTCATTCTTGGATTTTTCAG GTTGGGTTTCTTGATTGACTTTCTGTCTCATGCTGCCATAGTTGGCTTCATGGCTGGAGCAGCCATTACTATCAGTCTTCAACAGCTGAAAGGTCTGCTTGGCATAAAGAAATTCACAAAGGAAACTGGTATTGTTTCTGTTATGAGATCAGTTTTTGCTGCAGCACATCATGGG TGGAACTGGCAGACTATTGTGATTGGTGTATCTTTCTTGGCTTTCCTTCTAGTCGCCAAGTTTATT GGAAAAAAGAACAAGAAATACTTTTGGGTGCCTGCAATTGCTCCAATGATATCCATTATCCTCTCGACGTTATTTGTGTTTATCTTCCATGCTGAAAAACATGGTGTCCAAATT GTAAGACACATCGATCGAGGGATCAATCCACCATCACTGAAGCAAATTTATTTCAGTGGTGAAAATTTAACCAAAGGATTCAAAATTGGTGCAATTTCTGGTTTGATAGCACTAACT GAAGCTGCTGCTATTGGAAGAACATTTGCAGCATTGAAGGATTACCAATTGGATGGAAACAAAGAAATGGTTGCTTTAGGAACAATGAATATAGTTGGCTCAATGACATCCTGCTATGTGGCTACAG GATCCTTTTCTCGTTCAGCAGTCAACTATATGGCTGGATGCCATACGGCAGTCTCAAACATTATCATGTCTTGTGTTGTGTTACTAACTTTAGAATTGATCACACCATTGTTCAAGTACACGCCGAATGCTATATTGGCTTCCATCATCATATCTGCAGTTATCGGGTTGATAGATATCGATGCAATGAAACTCCTATATAAGATTGACAAGTTTGATTTCGTTGCTTGCATGGGAGCTTTCTTAGGGGTGATTTTCGAGTCTGTTGAAATAGGCCTCTTGATCGCG GTTGCTATATCATTTGCCAAAATCCTCCTCCAAGTTACAAGGCCTCGGATTGCTGTTCTTGGGAAGGTCCCTAGGACTACTGTATACAGAAATATACAGCAATATCCAGAAGCAACAAGGGTCCCTGGAATTCTTATTGTGAGAGTTGATTCTGCTATTTACTTTTCCAACTCCAACTATATGAGGGACAG GATACTAAGATGGCTAACTGATGAAGACGAAATGCTAAAAGAAACTAACCAACAAAAGATCCAGTATTTGATAGTTGAAATGTCGC CTGTTACTGATATAGATACAAGTGGAATTCATTCCTTAGAAGATTTGTTCAAGTCCCTCCAGAAAAGAGATGTTCAA CTTGTTCTGGCAAATCCGGGGCCACTGGTGAATGACAAGCTTCATGCATCTGGTTTTCCAGACATGATTGGAGAAGACAAGATTTTCCTAACTGTGGCAGATGCTGTCATGACATTTGCCCCAAAAATGGAGCCCTGA